TCAAAACATAGTAAAGCTTTAAAAATATTCAACTACTTCCCTTCTTAATGTTTCTCTCGGCCGAAGATTTCATTAAGAGTAACATTAATATTTGATGATGTCAATATACTATCGATTTACAACAAAATAATTTCATTTATGTTTGTTATTTCTCAAACAATATCATGAATGTTATATAAATAACGATTACATTACCGTTAATATGCCAATTTACATAAATATAATAAATGAGTACAAATAATAATAATTATATATATATTATCAAAATTATCATAAAATGGAATATTTAATAATAATAAAAGTATCATACATAGATAATTAGTTTGATTAGTTTGATGATTAATTACTCATAAAGAATTTTATAACAGTGTAGGATATAAATTGAAGTTGTCGTGATTGATTGATAATACATAAAAAAAGAAAAAAATTACACAAGTTTTAGGTAGTCGATATAGGTTTAAGTAGACAATAAAAGTTAGGGATTAAGAAATACTTAAGAATAATTGTTTGGTTTAGTAGATCCCTTGAACAAATAAAAAAGCGTATCAGGCCAGATATCAGGCGATGATACGCTTTTTTAAAGAATAATGATAGTAATTTAAAAAATTGGTTTAATAATTTTTGTCAGCGTAACCTACCCATCCACCTTCTTTTACTAGTGTTTGGTCAAATTCTCCGACGGAAAAATCTATGACTTCTTCTTCCCCATCTTGCTCTAATGTAATTTTACTGGAATCTACGTCAATTTTGACATAAGTTGACTTTCCTGCGTACTTATTAAAGAGATGATCGATCGTTTCTTTTGGAAGTTCGATAGCGAACATTCCGCAGTTATACATATTTTGTCTGAAAATTCGAGCAAAATTTTCGGCAATAACAGTATTAATGCCATTGACTTCCAGTGCCCATGGTGCATGCTCACGGGATGAACCACATCCAAAGTTTTCACGGGTAACAATAACTGCCTTATCCAGAACATCTTTCTGTTCAAAACCATTAAGAACAAGATCTTCCAGAAGATAAGGTTTTAAGGCCTCTTTTGTAATTTCTGTCAAATATTTGGCCGGAATGATTTCATCCGTATTAATATCACTGCGATTTAAAAATAAAACATTACCGTCGAAATTTTTCATAGTTCACCTAGCCTTTATATATTTCAGAATTTTTTACAGTGCCACTGATTGCTGTCGCAGCAGCGGTAGCTGGACTCATTAGATGGACCATTCCACCCTTACCCATACGACCGTTAAAGTTACGATTGGTTGTAGAAGCACAGACTTCACCTTCGGCTAAAACACCATTACTCATCCCCAGACAGGCGCCACATGTTGGATTTGTCACACAAAAACCGGCATCCTGAAAAATTTCAATAATCCCTTCTTTAAGGGCCATAGAGTAGATTGCTGGTGTAGCCGGACTGACAATAGCTCTAACGTCAGCAGATATTGTATGACCTTTAAGTACTTCGGCAGCAACACGGAGGTCTTCGATTCTGCCGTTTGTACAGGAGCCAATATAAATCTGGTCGACTTTGGTGCCTTCCATTTCTTTAACTGTTTTAACCTGGTCAGGTTTGTAACCAACAGTCATCATAGGTTCAAGTTGAGATACATCATAGGTCAGTACATGCTCATATTCAGCATCTTCATCCGAAACCCATTTGGAGTAGTCTTGAAGAGCTGCTTCTTTGGAGTCAAATTCATCCTGAATAAAATCCCATAAGTAATCAACGGTGGTCATGTCTGGATAACAGATCCCACAGGTTCCGCCGGCTTCAATCGCCATATTGCATAAGGTCATTCGTGATTCCATGGACATATCATCAATCGCTTGGCCAGTGAACTCAATTACCATATTAGTCGCACCATTAACCGTTAATTCTTTAATTATGAAAAGAATCAGGTCTTTTGCATAGACACCTGGTTTTAATTGGCCATTTAATACAATTTTGATGGTCTTTGGAAAATGGAAAGCGCAAACTCCCTTTAAAATACCAACTTCCAGGTCGGTTGTCCCAATACCTGCAGCAAATGCTCCAAAAGCGCCGTGAGTACAAGTATGTGAGTCTCCCATTATGATGGTGTATCCAGGACGAACAAAGCCTTTTTCCGGGAAAATAGCATGACAGACACCATTCTTTCCGATATCGAAAAAGTCTTTGATTTCGTGGCGTTTGGCCCAGTCTCTTAAAATTTTTCCCTGAGTAGCAGTTTTAGAATCTTTAGCTGGTGTAACATGATCAATAACAGCTTTTATTTTAGTAGGATCAAATACCCGATCCATGCCTCTGGCCATAAGATCAGTGATCGCAATTGGTGTTGTAATTTCGTGGCAGAAAACCCGGTCCAGTTTTAAAACATGGGTATCTGGAAATGGTTCTTCCACACGATGTGCATCAAATATTTTTTCTGCAATAGTTTTTCCCATTTTAATCTCCATTCTTTCTCTTTTTTAGTGTGATACTATTATGACATAAATGCCTTTATAAAAGCAAATGCTATCCCCTTTTTATTGAAATTTTTCGGTTTTTTAAAGAATATAATGTAGAGACTCTACTAGAACAGAGCTATGGCAAGATCCTGGATTGTGTTGAAAAGAACAAGACTTTAAATCATAAAAAAAACGCCGAGTCGTTCAGAAAGTTCTGAACACTCGACGAGATTAAACTGTTTAGGCTTCTGTATTTTCTGCAGGTTTAGGAGCCTCGCCTTTTAGCGGGTTAACAAACAGATAAAGTACAAAGAAGGCAGCAACAACGGCAGCTCCTACCATGATTGGAGCAGTTACAGCGTCGCCGGTAATTGACGCAATTGCGCCAATCCAGTAAGTTGACATAAAACCGAAAAGGTTCATACCAGCCATAAAGATTGATACTCCCAATGCCATTTGCGAAGGTTTAACGGTCATTGAAATAAGCATCATACTGGCAGGAATCAGTGTAGACATTGCAAAACCTTCAATAAAAACGCCGACTGAAAGAAGTGCAATATTTCCTGCGAAAGCAACAAGTGCCAGACCAACAGCGCCAAGACCATATCCAACAGCCATAATAAAGCGGCCGGACATTTTAAACACTTTACCGAATACAGAACCAGCAACCATACCACCGATGGTTAAGAGTGCTAAAATTATGCCAGCGGTAGCTGTTGTACCTAGACCACGATCAACAATCAAGGTTGACATATTAACAAGCATTGGATAGATTGATAAAGTGTAAACACCATAAACGACTACGATGATCCATAATTTCATTGGCAGCTTATCTTTAGGAGCAGCAGCAGCTTCTGATTGTACTGGTGCTTTTGGTGGTTCAGGTAAGAAAAAGATTACCATTAATAACGAAACAACGCCTAATGCGTGAGGCAGGAAAGCATAATTCCAACCGATATTAGCTAAGTATCCGCCCAGGAACTGGAGAACCATACCACCAATATTCATAGACAAGGTAACAATCCCGGTCATTGTAGCGATTCTATCACCTTCATAAACGCCCATAACCAATGCGTTTGCAAGTGGAGACATGATACCAAGGCCGATTCCAAATATCGCACGTTGAATTAAGATATTGGTAAAGTCAGTCATAAAATATGGAGCAACACCACCGATGATAAAGAGTGTCATACCAATGACTGCCAAAATTTTAAAGCTAACTTTATTACCGGCAATCGAGCCAGAGATGATAGTTGCGGGAATGACCGTCAGTGATGGTAAGGTCGATACAAGTAAAAGCGTAGTGATCGGTAGATCAGAGAATTGAACAAAAATTGCATTAAGAGCTGGGGTAATGGTTCCGACACCCATTCCAAAAAAGGCCATGGCCAAAATCGTAAATGTAGAGATAGGTTTGACAGATTGATTCATATTATTCCTCCTGTTTAAACAAATGCTGATTTTACGAAATAGTAATATAACATTCGTTATTAATTTAAGTAGTTCGGTTGACTGAAATACTTAGGTCTGATAACTCAAACTATGAAAATTTGAGTACAGATCAACCCATGCTAAAAACAAGACTATTTCTACTAAACCGGTTCAGTAACTGTATTGTAATCGGTTTTTTACGAATTGTCAAGAACTTAAACTGATATAATTTTGTACTTGATTAAAATAATTTCAAATTCTTATGATTAATAAATTTGTCTAATCCCGTTCTAAGGATGTATAGACAGGCTGTTTAATTCAACTTAATAAAGCCAAATAGTCGTTACTTCTAAACAAATATTAGTTGCAACTGATTCTGACTAAGACTTGTAAAATGTTAAAATAATATCAAAATTAGAGAATTTACGGTTTGATGGAATCAGGATAAGAGGACTAACTGTAAATTTGGACTAAAAAAAGCTTTCATGATAAGAATCAGTGAAAGCTTTTACAAGTTTATTTTACAATATATGCAATATTTCCAGATTGTCCCCAGGCGCTTGAAAATTGGTCCAACCGGTAGTTTACTCGAACACCAGCATTAAAACTGGCAGCCGGGTCATTAATAACAACATATTCAACGCCGTTGATTGTAGTGAAACCACATACGACGATAAGATGGCCGAAAGTTGAACTGATGGGAGCACCATCGATTATCGGCAAGTTACCATATGCACTGGAAGAATTTTTGTAGGCAACGGCTACAGCAACAGGATGACCAGCAGCGATTTCTCTTTTTAATCCTTCAATGGTTGAATAGTCGACATAGGCTTGATATCCTAGACTGCCGGCATAGGCAGTATTGAAAGGCCAGTTGCCAAAGTCCCTATAAGCATAGTCATAAATCGCCCAGGCTGCAGTTTCTGGGGAGACACTGTAACCATAATAGTTTAGAATCATCGCCATACTAGTGGGGCTACAGATAGAATCTGCAATAGACGGATCACGGAGCATCTGTGAAAGTTGTGGCACTGCTAGAATCGGCAGATTTGAAAGGTCTGGCGAATCGGTGTAAGTTTTATTAATGGTTGCAGAGGTGTTTCGAATGGCTGCCGACACTAATGAGACTGTCGGTGTAACACCTGCCCGCGGCGACACGAGAACAACTCTATATTGGAGCTGACTGGCTGTCAGACCGTTTTTCACTTGTAAGGTATCTACGTCTACATAAGCAATGGCATCGGAGGTGATGCCGGTTCCGGAAAGCCTTTGAATATTAGACCCCCACTGCCCCCAGGAAAGCCAGTTTGACCAGCCTGAACTGGTATAAACTCGCGCTTCTAATTGGATCAGAGAATTTTCTGGAGTGGTGACATTCCAGGAACAGACCATTTTATTAAAGGGACTGGTTTTCATCTCTACCGAAGTGTATACACCAAAGATAGCTGAGGAATCAAGTGTAATCCCCTCATTAGTCAGAACAACAGAATCCAGCCCGAGAGCATATTTATTAAAGAGATCGGTAGAATCGTGAAGCAACAGATTTCCAGAAACAGTTGGCCGCTCAAGAAAAGCCTTATTCTGGTCGATATTAGTTACTGGTGGACTCTCCCCTTTGGGAACAATCACAATTCTGATTCCTTCTAAACGATAGGAATAGCCAGCTGTTCCCGAACTATCGCCGTTTTTGGCCCAGTTCATCCAGCCGAAATTTTGAGCATGAACCTGATAATAAATATCAAATAGTTCAGCATCAGATCCGGTAAGCCGGATCTGGATAGCTTCAAGCCTATAGGACAAGCCTTCGGTTCCGCTCATTTCTCCATTTGTTTTCCACCTGGTGCTGTTTTCTTCCCAGCCGATATTTTGAATGTGGGTCTGATAGGAAATTCCCAGATCATAACCGCTGTTGTCCAGATAAATCTTAATCCCTTCCAGCCGCAGACTTCTACCGGTGGTGCCACTCATTTCACCGGCCTCCAAAATTTCCTGCCATCCGTCATTTTGAACATGGGTTTGGTAATTTAAAACTGGAAGATCCTGTGCAAATACCGGTGACCAGCAAAAAAGCAAAAGCAGCGGTAATAAGAGGTAAGGTAATAATTTTTTCATATATGTGGGTTTATCGCTAATTCAAGTTAGAAAAATTTAGAGATTTCAGCGATTTCCTTCCGTTTAGGTCGTTGTGGAGAAGCTTCAGAATAACCGAGAGCAATCACTGAAACGATTTCTTCAGTCTCATCGATTGAAAGCATTTCACGAATTTTCACAGCATCGCGAATCCCCATAATCAGTGATTTTAAACCCAGCTCGGAGGCTTTTAGTAAAAGATTCTGATTGGCCAGTCCCAGATCATAATATCCCCATCCGTTACCACATTCGTTAATTGCTTCCCCGCCTTTTTCAAAACCGGAAACATCTTTGATAAAGGTTGTGACCAGAAGAACAGGAGCGTCAGCAGCATTTTTTTGATTGAATGGTGGCAGACAAGTGGCTTTTAAATTCTCCAGCAGCGGTTCGGTAACAACAAAATAATAACGTGCAGTCTGGGAATTTTTCCAGGAAGGCGCTAATTGAGCAGCCTTTACAAGATCTTCCAGTGTGGCTGGAGAAACTTTAGTTGAAGCATCATAGGTGCGCACGCTAACACGATTCTCTAATGTTTTTTGTAAATCCATCATAACCTCATTTCTGTACTTGGTGTACTTTAGAATTGACACGCAGTGATAGTAGAGTGTCTAAAAACCGGAAAAATCCAGCTAGTGATCTTTAACCTGTTTCTGGATACTTTAAGATGAAAGTTATCACCCTTTTTTGATTGAAGGTGTTGAAACCATACAAGTTCTTATGACTTATTTAATCATAAAGATATCAGATTAAGGAAGATCAGGTTACCCTCATTTTAGCATGGCAATAAAGATTAAACAAGCGCAAGTTGACTCCTTAAAATCGAGGGGAATCTGATTTTATCGGTTGAAAATATATTTCAAAACGGATTAACATCATCAGTTTAAGAACCAGATCACACCAAAGACACGCATGCATTCTGATTATGCTTCATGAGACAATTTTGATAAATACAAGATAAGTAATAATTGTAAATTTAGAGAAGTATATAGTCAATAATTTGAAAATAAAAAATAATCTATATTTACAAAAAAAACTATTGACGAATGTTTCGTAAAAGGATAGAATAATAGAAAATTAAACACGAATAAATTTCAACATTGGTTGCGCCTAGTAATGAGTGCCTGTTTCTTATTTGATGTAATCGTTTGTTCGGCTGTAATTTCACAATATAAGTCTTAAAGGTGATTCACACAAATCGCTTTTAAATATAATTTTAAAGGAGCTTAATAATGCAGAAAATACCTTTTGAAGAAAAAGAATTACAAGTAGTCGCTGAAATTCCTAATTTTTTTGGAGCTACCGACCCCCTTTATGATTTCCCGGTAAGCATGAGAGAAAATATGATTCGAACCATGAAGAAAGAACCAGTTTGGGAATGTCTTGGTAATGAAGGGGCATTGTTCTGTCCTTCTGTAATTCCAGATAATATTGCCAGAGCTTTTGTATTTGAAGCAAACATGATGCCTCCCCAAGATGGTGTAGATATGTTTGGAATTCCTTGGGAA
This genomic interval from Eubacteriaceae bacterium ES3 contains the following:
- a CDS encoding 3-isopropylmalate dehydratase small subunit, which codes for MKNFDGNVLFLNRSDINTDEIIPAKYLTEITKEALKPYLLEDLVLNGFEQKDVLDKAVIVTRENFGCGSSREHAPWALEVNGINTVIAENFARIFRQNMYNCGMFAIELPKETIDHLFNKYAGKSTYVKIDVDSSKITLEQDGEEEVIDFSVGEFDQTLVKEGGWVGYADKNY
- a CDS encoding 3-isopropylmalate dehydratase large subunit, which produces MGKTIAEKIFDAHRVEEPFPDTHVLKLDRVFCHEITTPIAITDLMARGMDRVFDPTKIKAVIDHVTPAKDSKTATQGKILRDWAKRHEIKDFFDIGKNGVCHAIFPEKGFVRPGYTIIMGDSHTCTHGAFGAFAAGIGTTDLEVGILKGVCAFHFPKTIKIVLNGQLKPGVYAKDLILFIIKELTVNGATNMVIEFTGQAIDDMSMESRMTLCNMAIEAGGTCGICYPDMTTVDYLWDFIQDEFDSKEAALQDYSKWVSDEDAEYEHVLTYDVSQLEPMMTVGYKPDQVKTVKEMEGTKVDQIYIGSCTNGRIEDLRVAAEVLKGHTISADVRAIVSPATPAIYSMALKEGIIEIFQDAGFCVTNPTCGACLGMSNGVLAEGEVCASTTNRNFNGRMGKGGMVHLMSPATAAATAISGTVKNSEIYKG
- a CDS encoding MFS transporter, which produces MNQSVKPISTFTILAMAFFGMGVGTITPALNAIFVQFSDLPITTLLLVSTLPSLTVIPATIISGSIAGNKVSFKILAVIGMTLFIIGGVAPYFMTDFTNILIQRAIFGIGLGIMSPLANALVMGVYEGDRIATMTGIVTLSMNIGGMVLQFLGGYLANIGWNYAFLPHALGVVSLLMVIFFLPEPPKAPVQSEAAAAPKDKLPMKLWIIVVVYGVYTLSIYPMLVNMSTLIVDRGLGTTATAGIILALLTIGGMVAGSVFGKVFKMSGRFIMAVGYGLGAVGLALVAFAGNIALLSVGVFIEGFAMSTLIPASMMLISMTVKPSQMALGVSIFMAGMNLFGFMSTYWIGAIASITGDAVTAPIMVGAAVVAAFFVLYLFVNPLKGEAPKPAENTEA
- a CDS encoding C39 family peptidase yields the protein MKKLLPYLLLPLLLLFCWSPVFAQDLPVLNYQTHVQNDGWQEILEAGEMSGTTGRSLRLEGIKIYLDNSGYDLGISYQTHIQNIGWEENSTRWKTNGEMSGTEGLSYRLEAIQIRLTGSDAELFDIYYQVHAQNFGWMNWAKNGDSSGTAGYSYRLEGIRIVIVPKGESPPVTNIDQNKAFLERPTVSGNLLLHDSTDLFNKYALGLDSVVLTNEGITLDSSAIFGVYTSVEMKTSPFNKMVCSWNVTTPENSLIQLEARVYTSSGWSNWLSWGQWGSNIQRLSGTGITSDAIAYVDVDTLQVKNGLTASQLQYRVVLVSPRAGVTPTVSLVSAAIRNTSATINKTYTDSPDLSNLPILAVPQLSQMLRDPSIADSICSPTSMAMILNYYGYSVSPETAAWAIYDYAYRDFGNWPFNTAYAGSLGYQAYVDYSTIEGLKREIAAGHPVAVAVAYKNSSSAYGNLPIIDGAPISSTFGHLIVVCGFTTINGVEYVVINDPAASFNAGVRVNYRLDQFSSAWGQSGNIAYIVK
- a CDS encoding nitroreductase family protein, with amino-acid sequence MDLQKTLENRVSVRTYDASTKVSPATLEDLVKAAQLAPSWKNSQTARYYFVVTEPLLENLKATCLPPFNQKNAADAPVLLVTTFIKDVSGFEKGGEAINECGNGWGYYDLGLANQNLLLKASELGLKSLIMGIRDAVKIREMLSIDETEEIVSVIALGYSEASPQRPKRKEIAEISKFF